One region of Peribacillus simplex genomic DNA includes:
- a CDS encoding DUF3898 domain-containing protein, with translation MQKGATEGEIQEHFEIQVVEATAQIVKHTSEAELRMKLGSTSVKGLLVDFGDSIHLGKINEKYY, from the coding sequence ATTCAAAAGGGAGCGACAGAAGGAGAAATCCAGGAACACTTTGAAATCCAAGTCGTCGAAGCCACTGCCCAGATTGTAAAACATACATCTGAAGCCGAGCTGCGAATGAAACTTGGCAGTACATCTGTCAAAGGACTTCTAGTCGATTTCGGCGATAGTATCCATTTAGGCAAGATTAACGAGA
- a CDS encoding PadR family transcriptional regulator encodes MENLTEMLKGVLEGCVLEIISRGDTYGYEITRRLNEMGFKEVVEGTVYTILVRLEKKELVKFEKKRSEMGPPRKFYSLNYAGHEELEQFWGKWNFVSSKINTLKGEK; translated from the coding sequence GTGGAAAATTTAACAGAAATGCTCAAAGGTGTGTTGGAAGGTTGTGTGCTGGAAATTATCAGCCGGGGAGATACTTACGGCTACGAGATTACCCGTCGCCTCAATGAAATGGGCTTTAAAGAGGTTGTTGAGGGTACGGTCTACACCATTTTGGTGCGACTGGAAAAGAAAGAATTAGTGAAATTCGAGAAAAAGCGTTCTGAAATGGGTCCTCCTCGCAAATTTTACTCATTAAATTATGCAGGACACGAGGAACTCGAACAATTTTGGGGAAAATGGAATTTTGTTTCATCAAAAATTAATACCCTAAAGGGGGAGAAATAA
- a CDS encoding DUF1048 domain-containing protein encodes MKKFIELIIGDLESKKEYKAFMKKVNSLPKDYAFVFKKIQKYMWNFGYGFGEEIINLYELFEASAAEGKHVLDVTGEDVAAFADELMALSKLDGESASILGGQVDLKKEIECRVEEQVKIWTNKK; translated from the coding sequence ATGAAGAAATTTATAGAGCTAATCATTGGTGATTTAGAAAGCAAGAAGGAATACAAAGCATTTATGAAAAAAGTAAATTCCCTACCGAAAGATTACGCATTTGTGTTCAAAAAGATTCAAAAGTACATGTGGAATTTCGGATATGGATTTGGTGAAGAAATCATCAATTTGTATGAACTGTTTGAAGCTAGTGCAGCAGAAGGCAAGCATGTGCTAGATGTTACCGGTGAAGACGTGGCGGCATTTGCCGATGAATTGATGGCTCTCTCAAAACTAGATGGAGAATCGGCGAGTATATTAGGAGGGCAAGTAGATTTGAAAAAAGAAATTGAGTGTAGAGTTGAAGAGCAAGTAAAAATATGGACGAATAAAAAATAA
- a CDS encoding DUF1048 domain-containing protein produces MVNFIKKILDDKKEYKEMMARVEALPGNYPEAYKKICNYMWGFASGSGMDMLRIQYDLIDLFEDGAADGKDVLEVTGEDVTAFANGLIDQAKRWDDKLRNNLNKSILNRVGKKK; encoded by the coding sequence ATGGTGAATTTCATCAAAAAGATACTTGACGACAAAAAAGAATACAAAGAAATGATGGCGCGTGTGGAAGCTTTGCCAGGCAACTACCCAGAAGCCTATAAAAAAATCTGCAACTATATGTGGGGTTTCGCCTCTGGAAGCGGCATGGATATGCTGAGAATCCAGTATGATCTCATTGATTTGTTTGAAGATGGTGCGGCAGATGGCAAAGACGTATTGGAAGTGACAGGTGAAGACGTGACAGCATTCGCCAATGGACTTATCGACCAAGCGAAAAGATGGGATGATAAGTTACGCAATAATTTGAACAAAAGCATTCTGAATCGTGTGGGTAAGAAAAAATAA
- a CDS encoding IS3 family transposase (programmed frameshift), translated as MSKNIYTEFQIKELEKNPNIISASERSISYSPEFKTKAVKEYKKGKAPSQIFIDQGINLEIIGKKQPKRCLQRWRSTFERFGEEGFLTERRGKGSTGRPTSKPQSVEDQLRKAEARIKFLEAENGLPKKAGRARKAGSEKEMILTAAEKFYLIERTIRIHQLKKAVSYLCKLAGVSRSGYYDWLKAAPYRELREEQDELDIELIRNIFISKKEKVGALQIKMIMENDYSAVMNHKKIRRLMTKYNLLAKIRRANPYRKMAKATKEHLTCPNLLNREFNQEVPGKVLLTDITYLYYGKGQKAYLSCVKDAATKEIVTYHLSTSLEMDIVYETLNKLKQAVCHEFHPSAILHSDQGFHYTHPLFQRKVKELGITQSMSRKGNCWDNAPMESFFGHFKDLAEYKTCTNLTDVKEEIDRVIEEYNEHRYQWGLRKMAPVQYRDHLLAA; from the exons ATGAGTAAGAATATATATACTGAATTTCAGATTAAAGAACTTGAAAAGAATCCAAATATCATTAGTGCTTCCGAGCGATCTATTTCCTATAGTCCGGAATTTAAAACAAAAGCTGTTAAGGAATATAAAAAGGGGAAAGCCCCCTCTCAAATTTTCATTGACCAGGGAATTAATCTCGAAATAATTGGAAAGAAACAACCCAAACGTTGTCTACAGCGCTGGCGTAGTACCTTTGAAAGGTTTGGTGAGGAAGGCTTCCTTACGGAACGCCGTGGAAAAGGAAGTACAGGACGCCCCACTTCCAAGCCACAGTCTGTAGAAGATCAACTTAGGAAGGCCGAGGCGAGAATCAAATTCCTTGAAGCAGAAAATG GACTTCCTAAAAAAGCTGGAAGAGCTAGAAAGGCAGGCTCTGAAAAAGAAATGATTCTAACTGCTGCTGAGAAGTTCTATCTGATTGAAAGGACGATCAGAATACACCAATTAAAGAAGGCTGTTTCTTATCTATGCAAATTGGCTGGTGTAAGTCGAAGTGGCTACTATGATTGGTTAAAGGCAGCTCCTTACCGTGAGCTTCGTGAAGAACAGGATGAATTGGACATAGAATTGATCAGAAATATTTTCATCAGTAAAAAGGAAAAAGTAGGCGCCCTCCAAATCAAAATGATTATGGAGAATGACTACTCGGCCGTCATGAATCATAAGAAAATCAGACGGTTGATGACAAAATATAATCTCCTAGCGAAAATCAGAAGGGCCAACCCGTATCGGAAGATGGCCAAGGCAACCAAGGAGCACCTTACTTGTCCAAACCTCCTTAATCGTGAATTCAATCAGGAGGTGCCAGGGAAGGTCCTGCTTACTGACATTACCTATCTTTATTATGGGAAAGGCCAAAAAGCGTATTTATCCTGCGTAAAAGATGCCGCCACAAAAGAAATCGTTACGTACCATTTATCTACTTCATTAGAAATGGATATCGTTTACGAGACTTTAAATAAGCTAAAGCAGGCTGTGTGTCACGAGTTCCATCCGAGTGCAATCCTTCATTCTGACCAGGGGTTCCATTACACCCATCCGCTATTTCAACGCAAAGTGAAGGAACTTGGGATAACCCAATCCATGTCCCGCAAGGGAAACTGTTGGGATAATGCGCCAATGGAAAGTTTCTTTGGCCACTTTAAGGATTTGGCAGAATATAAAACATGTACTAATTTAACGGATGTGAAGGAAGAAATTGATCGAGTTATTGAAGAATATAATGAACATCGTTATCAATGGGGGCTAAGGAAAATGGCCCCAGTACAATACCGGGACCATTTATTAGCTGCTTAG
- a CDS encoding CitMHS family transporter yields MFLTILGISMVTVFTYLIMSKRLSPIVALTLVPIVFAGVGGFGSKIGTMMMEGIKLVAPSAALLLFAILFFGIMIDTGLFDPLIKKLLEVVKGDPVKISMGTTILALLVALDGDGTTTYIITVSAMYPLYKRIGMNPLVLATVAMLALSVMSGMTPWGGPATRAIAVLGLDASEFFVPLIPTMIGGALWVIFVAFILGKKERKRLGVIHIEEFKNEIAATVENEATETFPHIDIKRPRFLWVNLLIVIGIMVMLIMGLVPSPILFLVGFAIALMINYPNLEMQKRRILAHSGNALIVVLLVFAAGVFAGIFSGTKMVDAIANGLVAIIPASLGQFFPVIVGITSMPFTFVLSNDAYYFGVLPILAEAASAYGITPLEIARASILGQPAHLMSPLVASTILLVGMVDKDLGEYQKFAYKWAILTSLILTVLAIISGAISFM; encoded by the coding sequence ATGTTTCTTACAATTTTAGGCATCTCCATGGTTACCGTTTTTACCTATTTAATTATGTCCAAACGTTTATCACCCATTGTTGCTTTAACTTTAGTTCCGATCGTTTTTGCAGGAGTTGGTGGTTTTGGAAGCAAAATTGGCACTATGATGATGGAAGGCATTAAGCTAGTCGCTCCTTCTGCTGCTCTATTATTATTCGCCATATTGTTTTTTGGCATTATGATAGATACGGGCTTATTTGACCCACTTATCAAAAAGTTATTAGAAGTTGTCAAGGGAGATCCTGTCAAAATTTCGATGGGTACCACAATTCTTGCATTACTTGTGGCCCTAGATGGAGACGGTACAACAACGTATATCATTACTGTTTCAGCTATGTATCCACTTTATAAACGAATCGGTATGAATCCATTGGTTTTAGCCACTGTAGCCATGCTGGCTTTAAGTGTCATGAGTGGTATGACCCCCTGGGGAGGACCTGCTACCAGAGCAATAGCAGTATTGGGACTTGATGCATCCGAATTTTTTGTTCCACTTATTCCTACCATGATCGGTGGTGCTCTTTGGGTTATTTTCGTCGCATTTATTTTAGGGAAAAAAGAACGTAAACGACTTGGTGTAATACACATAGAAGAGTTCAAAAATGAAATAGCTGCTACTGTTGAAAATGAAGCCACTGAAACATTTCCTCATATTGACATTAAACGTCCTCGTTTTTTGTGGGTTAACTTATTAATTGTGATAGGCATTATGGTCATGCTTATTATGGGATTGGTTCCTTCCCCCATTTTATTTTTAGTCGGTTTCGCTATTGCTTTAATGATTAATTACCCTAATCTGGAAATGCAAAAGAGACGTATCTTAGCACATTCTGGAAACGCTTTAATTGTTGTTTTATTAGTTTTTGCTGCAGGAGTATTTGCAGGAATCTTTTCCGGTACAAAAATGGTTGATGCTATTGCTAATGGACTGGTTGCGATAATACCTGCTTCATTAGGACAGTTTTTTCCTGTCATTGTTGGCATTACAAGTATGCCATTCACTTTCGTTTTATCGAATGATGCCTATTATTTTGGAGTTCTCCCTATTCTTGCAGAAGCAGCTTCAGCCTATGGTATTACTCCGTTAGAAATTGCTCGGGCTTCTATATTGGGACAACCCGCTCATTTAATGAGTCCACTTGTTGCATCAACCATTCTATTGGTTGGTATGGTTGATAAAGACCTTGGAGAATATCAGAAATTCGCATACAAATGGGCCATCTTGACATCGTTAATCTTAACAGTATTAGCTATAATTAGTGGTGCTATTTCTTTTATGTAA
- a CDS encoding AbrB family transcriptional regulator yields the protein MKKWDLNNVSKTIQFSAALLTAFIGGGLFSLIGLPIPWLLGPMAALLIASRFKNVKLIWPVSMRNTGLIIVGYSIGISFTKSSLSDMISHIPSMLILTTLIVLVCVCSAFVMSKYSGIDYPTSLTSSIPGGLSQIVVFAEEMKGIDITTVTFFHVTRVIMVVFLVPLLIFSPIFAAKSTNDSSKIMDNFIPEWSDLFPLIFLFALICFLAARIGKIFKLPAPYFLGPVIVTAAIGLLGLQGPPLPPSLLDISQFMVGGYIGLLLKPEQLDNKRKTLLLALMNGLILICATMFFSFLLTQYYDLSTITGFLSLAPGGMDQMGIIAQEVNADVSTVTSYQLFRMAFIYAAVPPLLRLVLKLSLRKKDKNSNVKTKC from the coding sequence ATGAAAAAGTGGGATTTAAATAACGTTAGCAAGACAATCCAATTTTCAGCTGCACTTCTAACTGCTTTTATTGGAGGCGGCCTTTTCTCTCTTATCGGGCTGCCAATCCCCTGGCTTCTAGGTCCAATGGCAGCCCTATTAATTGCATCACGTTTCAAAAACGTTAAATTAATTTGGCCCGTTTCGATGAGAAATACTGGATTAATTATTGTAGGTTATTCAATTGGCATCTCTTTTACCAAGAGCTCACTGTCTGACATGATTAGTCACATTCCCTCAATGTTGATCCTTACAACCTTAATTGTCCTTGTGTGTGTATGTTCAGCTTTTGTTATGTCAAAATATTCCGGCATTGACTATCCTACCTCCTTAACAAGTAGTATACCTGGAGGTTTGTCACAAATTGTTGTGTTTGCAGAAGAAATGAAAGGCATTGATATTACGACAGTAACCTTTTTCCATGTCACAAGAGTGATAATGGTTGTTTTCTTAGTTCCCCTTTTAATTTTCAGTCCTATTTTTGCAGCGAAAAGTACCAATGACTCATCTAAAATAATGGATAACTTTATTCCTGAGTGGAGTGATTTATTTCCTCTTATCTTTCTGTTCGCGCTTATTTGTTTCCTCGCAGCAAGAATAGGTAAAATATTCAAATTACCAGCTCCTTACTTTTTAGGACCAGTAATCGTTACTGCTGCAATAGGTCTTTTAGGTTTGCAGGGACCACCACTTCCTCCTTCACTTCTTGATATATCTCAATTTATGGTTGGCGGTTATATCGGTTTACTATTAAAACCGGAACAACTTGACAACAAAAGAAAAACATTATTATTGGCTTTGATGAACGGACTGATTTTGATCTGCGCAACAATGTTTTTTAGTTTTCTACTGACCCAGTATTATGATTTATCGACTATTACGGGTTTTTTAAGTTTAGCCCCTGGTGGAATGGATCAAATGGGAATCATTGCACAAGAAGTAAATGCTGATGTATCTACTGTTACCAGCTATCAACTATTTCGGATGGCTTTTATTTATGCCGCAGTGCCTCCATTACTAAGATTGGTATTAAAATTAAGTTTAAGAAAAAAAGACAAGAACAGTAACGTTAAAACTAAATGTTAA
- a CDS encoding LysR family transcriptional regulator, translated as MDEKDWLILITLYEERNITKAAQRLFISQPALSYRIKQLEKEFKTNLISRGKRGVEFTVEGEYLVQYAKNMRKQLGAAKEHISNLDKKVKGTLRLGVSGLFARYKLPVLLKEFLTLYPEVEISLKTGWSSQIHQMLQKEEAHLGIVRGPYKWQENKVLFQEEKICIASSKKIELKELPFLPRVNYQTDQSLRNTIENWWQETFTSPPKISMEVDRIETCKELVLNGLGYAILPEICIKNDEPLYTFPIVLSDNSYLLRETWVFYRDVTMDLAQVKAFIDFLNDSKQ; from the coding sequence ATGGATGAAAAAGACTGGCTTATATTAATTACTCTTTACGAAGAAAGAAATATAACAAAGGCAGCACAACGACTATTTATTTCTCAGCCAGCTTTATCCTATCGTATAAAACAGCTGGAAAAAGAATTCAAAACAAATTTAATCTCTAGAGGCAAAAGAGGTGTCGAGTTTACAGTTGAAGGGGAATACCTCGTTCAATACGCTAAAAATATGCGTAAGCAATTAGGAGCTGCAAAAGAACATATTTCAAATTTGGATAAAAAAGTGAAAGGAACTTTGCGATTGGGTGTATCTGGCTTGTTTGCCCGATATAAACTACCAGTATTATTAAAAGAATTTCTAACCCTATATCCAGAGGTTGAAATCAGTTTGAAAACTGGATGGAGTTCTCAAATTCATCAGATGCTTCAAAAAGAAGAAGCACACCTCGGGATCGTTAGAGGTCCTTACAAATGGCAGGAAAATAAAGTGTTGTTTCAAGAAGAAAAGATTTGTATTGCCTCCAGTAAAAAAATTGAATTAAAAGAACTTCCTTTTCTTCCTAGAGTTAATTATCAGACAGACCAATCGTTAAGAAATACTATTGAAAACTGGTGGCAGGAAACCTTTACGTCACCACCTAAGATTTCAATGGAGGTAGATCGGATTGAAACATGTAAGGAACTGGTTCTTAATGGTTTAGGATATGCCATTTTACCAGAAATCTGTATTAAAAATGATGAACCACTGTATACTTTCCCCATTGTATTAAGCGATAATAGCTATTTGCTTAGAGAAACTTGGGTTTTTTATCGGGATGTGACTATGGATTTGGCACAAGTAAAAGCATTTATTGATTTTCTTAATGATTCTAAACAATGA
- the tcuA gene encoding FAD-dependent tricarballylate dehydrogenase TcuA — translation MSNTQNYDVVVVGAGNAALCAAISAKEGGARVLVLERGPVEKRGGNSFFTDGAIRVAYNNLDAIRKVIPELTDEESELIVMPEYTESDYYNDLMRVTGGQSNPELAKQLVSKSYETIAWMRDQGIKFELNYENQSFVQNGKRNFWGGLPIKTEDKGVGLMRQLFARTEEIGIDVWYDSRAVELVSEHNTITGVVVEKDHTMVTVQTSGVILACGGFEANKKMRCENIGEEWEAAIVRGTEFNTGDGISMAMAVGAQKFGQWSGCHSIGTDYNAPKVGDFTKPGDIFKKHSYPYSVMLNNEGKRFVDEGADLRNYTYAKYGREVLKQPGHVAYQIYDVQVRPMLRKEYDLEEATIYKADTLGELASLLPVNQTQFLKTIEEYNSAVQDGEYRPAEKDGKGTKGITPPKSNWALRIEQGPFYAFPVTCGITFSFGGLHVDVTGHVLNKEEQPVNGLFAAGEMIGGIFYENYPGGSGLMSGAVFGKLAGSSAAHYIQEKVEAVNNH, via the coding sequence ATGTCAAATACACAAAATTATGATGTAGTTGTAGTAGGGGCAGGAAACGCAGCATTATGTGCCGCAATCTCAGCAAAAGAGGGCGGTGCTAGAGTTCTTGTATTAGAACGGGGACCTGTGGAAAAGCGTGGAGGGAACTCTTTCTTCACGGATGGAGCCATTCGTGTAGCATACAATAATTTAGACGCAATCAGAAAAGTAATACCTGAATTAACAGATGAAGAATCCGAGTTGATTGTAATGCCTGAATACACGGAATCCGATTATTACAATGATCTAATGCGAGTAACAGGTGGACAAAGTAATCCCGAATTAGCAAAACAGCTGGTTTCTAAATCGTATGAAACAATTGCGTGGATGCGTGATCAGGGAATAAAATTTGAATTGAATTATGAAAATCAATCTTTCGTACAAAATGGCAAGCGCAATTTCTGGGGAGGACTGCCTATCAAAACGGAAGATAAAGGCGTTGGCTTAATGAGACAGCTCTTTGCGCGGACAGAAGAAATTGGCATCGACGTTTGGTACGATTCACGTGCTGTGGAGCTCGTATCAGAGCATAATACAATAACCGGTGTCGTTGTTGAGAAGGATCATACAATGGTAACGGTTCAGACATCCGGTGTGATTTTGGCTTGTGGCGGCTTTGAAGCCAATAAGAAAATGAGATGTGAAAATATTGGTGAAGAATGGGAAGCGGCAATTGTTCGTGGAACCGAGTTCAACACAGGAGACGGCATTTCCATGGCTATGGCTGTCGGGGCTCAAAAATTTGGGCAGTGGTCTGGATGTCATTCGATTGGGACAGATTATAACGCGCCAAAAGTAGGAGATTTCACAAAGCCGGGAGATATTTTTAAAAAGCATTCTTATCCGTACAGCGTCATGCTTAATAATGAAGGGAAACGTTTTGTTGATGAAGGAGCAGATTTGCGAAATTACACCTATGCCAAATACGGCCGTGAGGTATTAAAACAACCTGGACATGTGGCATATCAAATTTATGATGTACAGGTACGCCCGATGCTGCGTAAAGAATATGACCTTGAAGAAGCGACTATTTATAAAGCAGATACGCTTGGAGAGTTGGCTAGTTTACTGCCGGTCAATCAAACACAATTCCTTAAAACGATCGAAGAATATAACAGTGCCGTACAAGATGGCGAGTATAGACCCGCAGAGAAAGATGGCAAAGGAACGAAAGGAATTACCCCTCCTAAATCCAACTGGGCACTTCGAATTGAGCAAGGGCCATTCTATGCTTTCCCTGTAACGTGCGGAATCACCTTCTCGTTCGGTGGTTTGCATGTAGATGTTACGGGACATGTGTTAAACAAAGAAGAACAACCGGTTAATGGTCTCTTTGCGGCTGGTGAAATGATTGGGGGGATTTTTTATGAAAACTATCCTGGTGGATCCGGGTTAATGTCTGGAGCAGTCTTTGGAAAATTAGCTGGTTCATCCGCAGCCCACTATATTCAAGAAAAGGTCGAAGCGGTCAATAATCATTGA
- a CDS encoding 2-methylaconitate cis-trans isomerase PrpF family protein, with protein sequence MKVPVVVMRGGTSKGVFLNFEHMPSNRSHWEGFLLDVMGSPDRRQIDGLGGANSLTSKAAIIKKSDSPEFDVEYTFAQISIDNQMVDFKGNCGNISSAVGPYAIEHGLVPAKEPVTTVRIFNTNTQKLIIAEVEVENGQVKKEGSCSIPGVPGKGSPIYLSFTRAEGAVTGKLFPTGNPIDMIKTKDRLIQVSIIDVANPLVFVRAQDIGLNGSELPTDYSQEKLNELEEIRSIAAEMCQFSDKKSATVQSPAVPKMTLIAPPMDYVDLNGSERKASEMDLMIRMMSMQKPHQALAITGAICATAGAYLQETILSEMVNIKQEIFRLAHPAGIMETKVDFLAGHIRAIKVVRTARIILEGYVYTKKNYELSYQLA encoded by the coding sequence ATGAAAGTACCAGTAGTTGTAATGCGCGGCGGAACAAGTAAAGGTGTGTTCCTTAACTTTGAACATATGCCTTCGAATCGCTCACACTGGGAAGGTTTCTTACTTGACGTGATGGGCAGTCCGGATCGGAGACAGATTGATGGTCTTGGAGGAGCGAATTCATTGACAAGTAAAGCAGCAATTATCAAAAAATCGGATTCACCAGAATTCGATGTGGAATATACATTTGCGCAGATCAGCATCGATAATCAAATGGTTGATTTTAAAGGAAATTGTGGTAATATTTCATCTGCTGTAGGACCTTACGCAATTGAGCACGGATTAGTTCCGGCAAAAGAACCTGTTACAACGGTGAGAATTTTTAACACGAATACACAGAAATTGATAATTGCAGAAGTAGAGGTTGAAAATGGACAAGTGAAAAAAGAAGGCAGCTGCTCAATTCCAGGCGTGCCTGGTAAAGGATCACCTATCTATCTTTCTTTTACTCGTGCTGAAGGAGCAGTTACAGGAAAACTTTTCCCTACAGGAAATCCAATTGACATGATTAAAACGAAGGATCGACTGATTCAAGTTTCAATCATTGATGTTGCCAATCCACTTGTTTTTGTAAGGGCACAGGATATTGGTCTAAACGGAAGCGAATTGCCCACTGATTATTCACAGGAAAAATTAAATGAACTAGAAGAAATCCGGTCGATTGCAGCTGAAATGTGTCAATTTTCCGATAAGAAATCAGCAACTGTCCAATCTCCTGCTGTGCCTAAAATGACCCTAATTGCTCCTCCTATGGATTACGTCGACCTAAACGGATCGGAAAGAAAAGCGTCAGAGATGGATTTGATGATCAGAATGATGTCGATGCAAAAGCCCCATCAAGCGCTTGCTATTACAGGAGCCATCTGTGCAACTGCAGGAGCTTACTTACAGGAAACGATTTTATCTGAGATGGTGAACATTAAACAGGAAATTTTTCGATTAGCCCACCCGGCAGGGATCATGGAAACAAAAGTTGATTTTTTGGCAGGACACATACGCGCTATTAAAGTGGTACGCACAGCGAGAATCATTTTAGAGGGATACGTGTACACGAAAAAAAATTACGAGCTCTCCTATCAATTAGCTTGA
- a CDS encoding LysR family transcriptional regulator, with translation MDEKDWIAIRVLYEEKNISRAAERLYISQPALTYRLKNLEKEFSTNLFFKIKGGIEFTSEGIHLAGYAEEMVKKLQKTKDYMLNMKNEVRGTLRLGVSSNFAQYKLPEILKKFSTQYPHVQFNVNTGWSTEIMHLLDSSSVQLGILRGNYEWYGIKSLLHKERLCLISKKEVDLDNLPELPFINYKTDSSLKNLINGWWHDRFPEPPFVTMETDRQETCKEMVKNDLGVSILPEICLQPSDNLHTYGLSYKNGKPVLRNTWLMYNQDSLKLSTVKNFIDFLNKNSNL, from the coding sequence GTGGACGAAAAAGATTGGATTGCGATAAGGGTACTATATGAAGAAAAAAACATTAGCCGTGCCGCAGAGCGTTTATATATATCGCAGCCGGCGTTAACGTACCGGCTTAAAAATTTAGAAAAAGAATTTAGCACGAACTTATTTTTCAAAATAAAAGGAGGCATTGAGTTTACTTCCGAAGGGATACATTTAGCGGGCTATGCGGAAGAAATGGTGAAAAAGTTGCAAAAAACGAAAGATTATATGCTGAATATGAAAAATGAGGTAAGAGGAACGTTAAGGCTTGGCGTTTCCAGCAACTTTGCCCAATATAAACTACCAGAAATATTGAAAAAGTTTTCAACACAATATCCTCATGTACAATTTAATGTGAATACAGGCTGGAGTACAGAAATCATGCATCTTCTGGATTCCTCTAGTGTTCAATTAGGCATTCTGCGTGGAAACTATGAATGGTATGGAATCAAATCGCTACTGCATAAAGAAAGACTTTGTTTAATTTCTAAGAAAGAGGTAGACTTGGATAATTTGCCGGAACTTCCATTCATAAATTATAAAACCGACAGTTCTTTAAAAAACTTAATAAATGGCTGGTGGCATGATAGATTCCCGGAGCCACCATTTGTAACTATGGAAACGGATCGGCAGGAGACGTGCAAAGAGATGGTCAAAAATGATCTTGGTGTTTCTATTCTGCCGGAAATATGCCTGCAGCCTTCAGATAACTTGCATACATACGGGTTATCCTACAAAAATGGGAAGCCGGTGTTAAGAAATACATGGTTAATGTATAACCAGGATTCTTTAAAACTCTCTACTGTGAAAAACTTTATTGATTTCTTGAATAAAAATTCCAATCTTTAA